One Pseudomonas sp. AN-1 genomic region harbors:
- a CDS encoding DUF2279 domain-containing protein, with translation MPASSTPPRLLACLLGALATSSLAAQATPPDDSGERTAHGWSRERKAQALNLGIVAGVTAYGFAKWDWGETSFRSSSEGWFGSHTDYGGADKLGHAYTGAVATALTAGLYRRWGYDEAQAARLGAFSGLLLTSAVELGDGFSPEHGFSWEDQVANLAGVGLEYLRQRHAGWRERVQFRWEYFPSPAVRHGQHSDLTTDYSGSRWMLAFTLRAWGARDSALRHFDLLVGYGTRGYGDDDREFFDDTERYPFIGVGIDLSLLLDTLGASPSTQRLFEYLQIPGTALPLPP, from the coding sequence TTGCCTGCATCGTCCACACCGCCTCGCCTGCTGGCCTGCCTGCTCGGCGCGCTCGCCACCTCGTCGCTCGCAGCCCAGGCCACGCCGCCCGACGACAGCGGCGAGCGCACCGCGCACGGGTGGAGCCGCGAACGCAAGGCCCAGGCGCTCAACTTGGGCATCGTCGCCGGCGTCACGGCCTACGGCTTCGCCAAATGGGACTGGGGCGAAACCTCGTTCCGCAGCTCAAGCGAGGGCTGGTTCGGCAGCCACACCGACTACGGCGGCGCCGACAAGCTCGGCCACGCCTACACGGGCGCGGTGGCCACCGCGCTCACCGCCGGCCTCTATCGCCGCTGGGGCTACGACGAGGCCCAGGCGGCACGCCTCGGCGCGTTCAGCGGCCTGCTGCTGACCAGCGCAGTGGAACTGGGCGACGGTTTCTCGCCCGAGCATGGCTTCAGCTGGGAAGACCAGGTCGCCAACCTGGCCGGCGTGGGCCTGGAGTATCTGCGCCAGCGCCATGCCGGCTGGCGCGAGCGCGTGCAGTTCCGCTGGGAGTACTTCCCGTCGCCCGCCGTGCGCCACGGCCAGCACAGCGACCTCACCACCGACTACTCCGGCTCGCGCTGGATGCTCGCCTTCACGCTGCGCGCCTGGGGTGCGCGCGACTCGGCGCTCAGGCATTTCGACCTGCTGGTGGGCTATGGCACCCGCGGCTATGGCGACGACGACCGGGAGTTCTTCGACGACACCGAGCGGTATCCCTTCATCGGCGTCGGCATCGACCTGTCCCTGCTGCTCGACACCCTGGGCGCCTCGCCATCCACGCAACGGCTGTTCGAGTACCTGCAGATCCCCGGCACCGCTCTGCCGCTGCCACCGTAG
- a CDS encoding cupin domain-containing protein, producing the protein MNLNDDFERRVVLHTATARWQDSPQPGVQRIALDRVGDEVARATSLVRFAAGSHFPAHVHGGGEEILVLAGVFSDESGDYPAGCYLRNPPGSRHAPASVEGCTLLVKLWQFAPDDQASVSLDTRRLPWQRSGIAGLAELALHEHGDVRTALQRLEPGTECPSQCFPGGEELFVLFGQLSDEAGDYPAGTWLRNPRGSCVRRHSREGAVVFVKTGHVGAPTCWDVAGKELSSTILS; encoded by the coding sequence ATGAACCTGAATGACGATTTCGAACGGCGTGTGGTGTTGCACACCGCCACCGCGCGTTGGCAGGACTCGCCGCAGCCAGGCGTGCAGCGCATTGCGCTGGATCGCGTCGGCGACGAGGTGGCGCGCGCCACCAGCCTGGTGCGCTTCGCCGCCGGCAGCCACTTCCCCGCCCATGTGCATGGCGGCGGCGAGGAGATCCTCGTGCTGGCCGGGGTGTTCAGCGACGAAAGCGGCGACTATCCGGCCGGCTGCTACCTGCGCAACCCGCCGGGCAGCCGGCACGCGCCGGCCTCGGTCGAGGGCTGCACCCTGCTGGTCAAGCTCTGGCAGTTCGCCCCGGACGACCAGGCCAGCGTCAGCCTCGATACCCGACGCCTGCCCTGGCAGCGCAGCGGGATCGCCGGCCTGGCCGAGCTGGCGCTGCACGAGCATGGCGACGTGCGCACCGCCCTGCAGCGCCTGGAGCCCGGCACGGAGTGTCCGAGTCAGTGCTTCCCGGGCGGCGAGGAGCTGTTCGTGCTGTTCGGCCAGCTGAGCGACGAGGCCGGCGACTACCCGGCCGGCACCTGGCTGCGCAATCCGCGTGGCAGCTGCGTGCGGCGCCATTCCCGCGAGGGCGCGGTGGTCTTCGTCAAGACCGGGCATGTCGGCGCGCCGACCTGCTGGGATGTGGCGGGCAAGGAGCTGTCTTCGACTATCCTCTCCTGA
- a CDS encoding DUF4197 domain-containing protein encodes MRRIATLLAGLALSANALALSLADLTQQDASGGLKDALSQGARIAVQQLGKPGGFSNDPDVRIGLPGNLGKVAKTMKMMGMGTQVEQLELTMNKAAEAAVPEAQALLLDAVKKMTISDAKGILAGPQDAATQYLSRTSREQIRARFLPIVKQATDKVGLAQQYNAFAGSAANFGVLDAKSANLEGYVTEQALDGLFEVIAEQEAGIRQNPAGAATSLAKKVFGVL; translated from the coding sequence ATGCGCCGTATCGCCACCCTGCTCGCCGGCCTCGCGCTCAGCGCCAACGCCCTCGCCCTGTCCCTCGCCGACCTCACCCAGCAGGACGCCAGCGGCGGCCTCAAGGACGCCCTCAGCCAGGGCGCGCGGATCGCCGTGCAGCAGCTCGGCAAGCCCGGCGGCTTCAGCAACGATCCCGACGTGCGCATCGGCCTGCCGGGCAACCTCGGCAAGGTGGCCAAGACCATGAAGATGATGGGCATGGGCACCCAGGTCGAGCAGCTCGAACTGACCATGAACAAGGCTGCCGAGGCCGCGGTGCCCGAGGCTCAGGCGCTGCTGCTGGATGCGGTGAAGAAGATGACCATCAGCGACGCCAAGGGCATCCTCGCCGGCCCGCAGGACGCCGCCACCCAGTACCTCAGCCGCACCAGCCGCGAGCAGATCCGCGCGCGCTTCCTGCCTATCGTCAAGCAGGCCACCGACAAGGTCGGCCTGGCCCAGCAGTACAACGCCTTCGCCGGCAGCGCCGCCAATTTCGGCGTGCTGGACGCCAAGAGCGCCAACCTCGAGGGCTACGTCACCGAGCAGGCCCTCGACGGCCTGTTCGAGGTGATCGCCGAGCAGGAAGCCGGCATCCGCCAGAATCCGGCCGGCGCCGCCACCAGCCTGGCCAAGAAGGTGTTCGGCGTGCTCTGA
- the gltS gene encoding sodium/glutamate symporter yields the protein MTLQPLETLLVAVLALLLGRLVNRLIPVLSHYNIPDPITGGLLFAIGLTLSGHLAAFQPQFDTVMKPGLLLAFFAAVGLSANLGMLRQGGRRLVQFVIVMIPFLFLQNILGLLIALGLDMHPLMGLVGGTITLVGGHGTGAAYAERFAEVNNLQSIMELSMTAPTLGLVFGGIVGGPLAQWLIRRHRLAGGAHDHATEADGGSAEAPVNLANFLGVLAATLLALVGGQQLAAWVGEGTVTVPGFLWCLLLGVAIRNLAPLLGLRLNDGAIDLMASLTLSLFLVMTMMALDLAQVVGLAGPLLLMVVAQTVLAVLYGAWVVYRLVGRDYESAVLSASFCGFAIGSTATAMANIQAITRKHGAAPQAMVVTPLVGAFLIDLLNALVLTGFLTLPWMGG from the coding sequence GTGACCCTGCAACCCCTGGAAACCCTGCTGGTCGCGGTGCTGGCGCTGCTGCTCGGCCGCCTGGTCAACCGCCTGATCCCGGTACTTTCCCACTACAACATTCCCGACCCGATCACCGGCGGGCTGCTGTTCGCCATCGGCCTGACCCTGTCCGGCCACCTCGCCGCCTTCCAGCCGCAGTTCGACACGGTGATGAAGCCCGGCCTGCTGCTGGCCTTCTTCGCCGCGGTGGGGCTGTCGGCCAATCTCGGCATGCTCAGGCAGGGCGGCAGGCGCCTGGTGCAGTTCGTCATCGTGATGATCCCCTTCCTGTTCCTGCAGAACATCCTCGGCCTGCTGATCGCCTTGGGGCTGGACATGCACCCCCTGATGGGGCTGGTCGGCGGCACCATCACCCTGGTCGGCGGACATGGCACCGGCGCGGCCTACGCCGAGCGCTTCGCCGAGGTGAACAACCTGCAGTCGATCATGGAACTGTCGATGACCGCGCCCACGCTCGGTCTGGTCTTCGGCGGCATCGTCGGCGGCCCGCTGGCCCAGTGGCTGATCCGTCGCCACCGGCTGGCCGGCGGCGCACATGACCACGCGACCGAGGCGGACGGCGGGTCAGCCGAGGCGCCGGTGAACCTCGCCAACTTTCTCGGTGTGCTGGCCGCCACGCTGCTGGCGCTGGTCGGCGGGCAGCAACTGGCCGCCTGGGTCGGCGAGGGCACGGTGACCGTGCCGGGGTTTCTCTGGTGCCTGCTGCTCGGCGTGGCGATCCGCAACCTGGCGCCGTTGCTGGGGCTGCGCCTCAACGACGGGGCGATCGACCTGATGGCGTCGCTGACCCTGTCGCTGTTCCTGGTGATGACCATGATGGCCCTGGACCTCGCCCAGGTGGTCGGCCTGGCCGGCCCGCTGCTGCTCATGGTGGTCGCCCAGACCGTGCTGGCCGTGCTCTACGGAGCCTGGGTGGTGTACCGCCTCGTCGGCCGCGACTACGAGAGTGCGGTGCTCTCGGCGTCCTTCTGCGGCTTTGCCATCGGCTCCACCGCCACCGCGATGGCCAACATCCAGGCCATCACCCGCAAGCACGGGGCGGCGCCGCAGGCCATGGTGGTCACGCCGCTGGTCGGCGCCTTCCTCATCGATCTGCTCAACGCCCTGGTGCTGACCGGATTCCTGACGCTGCCGTGGATGGGGGGCTGA
- a CDS encoding TAXI family TRAP transporter solute-binding subunit has protein sequence MLRTLLVVVLALLLGACSRGPDQATLEGDLQRRLTQAFGEGVLGIAELQRRGSASDAKAPPEETRVVVYFDSELELLRDQDFGSWESPGVASLISALGAGPRGLSGVQSGGNRRGDRLKAHGSLIYRQVEGGWQVVVPQGFSAPRAPQPSEGGTGSPDELLIAAVGTALKLSPTGAGVSERQIIRDEMQRSLASIQGRLSRLHHGYPLAGGPAGGQYARFAVALGSLLGERGLHVVPLTTEGGVANLRMLRRGDVVLALSQSDAVHYASTGSGPFAGEGPYSQLRTLASLYPEPLHVLVRGAGPIRAIAGLRGQRVNLGQPGSASRDTALAVLAAHGLKPEDLGEAASLDLQQALAALRDGRLDAVIQVIGAPADQIRAASEALDLRLLPLDEPAVRQLVASRPGTFAMSLAAGSYPRQPAPVATLAVSSLLLCDQQFSAAEAEQLVRALFAPSNRWLAWGSIQGEQLSPANARRALTVPLHEGALRALDAGPAGAGAR, from the coding sequence ATGTTGCGCACCTTGCTGGTCGTCGTGCTGGCCCTGCTGCTGGGCGCCTGTTCGCGCGGCCCCGACCAGGCGACGCTGGAGGGCGACCTGCAGCGACGCCTGACCCAGGCGTTCGGCGAGGGCGTCCTGGGTATCGCCGAGCTGCAGCGGCGCGGCTCGGCCAGCGATGCCAAGGCGCCGCCCGAGGAAACGCGCGTGGTGGTGTATTTCGACAGCGAGCTGGAGCTGCTGCGCGACCAGGATTTCGGTTCCTGGGAGTCGCCCGGGGTGGCCAGCCTGATCAGCGCCCTCGGCGCCGGGCCGCGCGGGCTGTCCGGCGTGCAGAGCGGCGGCAACCGCCGAGGCGACCGGCTCAAAGCGCACGGCAGCCTGATCTACCGGCAGGTCGAGGGCGGCTGGCAGGTTGTGGTGCCGCAGGGCTTCAGCGCACCGCGTGCCCCGCAGCCCAGCGAGGGCGGCACCGGCTCGCCCGACGAGCTGCTGATCGCCGCGGTCGGCACCGCCCTGAAACTCTCGCCCACCGGCGCGGGCGTGAGCGAGCGGCAGATCATCCGCGACGAGATGCAGCGCTCGCTGGCCAGCATCCAGGGACGACTGAGCCGCCTGCACCACGGCTATCCGCTGGCCGGCGGTCCCGCCGGCGGACAGTACGCACGCTTCGCCGTGGCCCTGGGCAGCCTGCTCGGGGAGCGGGGCCTGCACGTCGTGCCGTTGACCACCGAGGGCGGGGTGGCCAACCTGCGCATGCTGCGCCGCGGCGATGTCGTGCTGGCCCTGTCGCAGAGCGACGCGGTGCACTACGCCAGCACCGGCAGCGGCCCCTTCGCCGGGGAAGGTCCGTACAGCCAGCTGCGCACCCTGGCCAGCCTCTACCCGGAGCCGCTCCATGTGCTGGTGCGCGGCGCCGGGCCGATCCGCGCCATCGCCGGCCTGCGCGGCCAGCGCGTCAATCTCGGTCAGCCGGGCTCGGCTTCGCGCGACACCGCGCTGGCGGTACTGGCGGCCCATGGGCTCAAGCCGGAGGATCTCGGCGAAGCGGCCAGCCTCGACCTGCAGCAGGCCTTGGCGGCGCTGCGCGACGGTCGGCTCGATGCGGTGATCCAGGTGATAGGTGCGCCGGCCGACCAGATCCGCGCCGCCAGCGAGGCGCTCGATCTGCGCCTGCTGCCCCTCGACGAGCCGGCCGTCCGCCAACTGGTGGCCAGCCGTCCGGGCACCTTCGCCATGTCGTTGGCTGCCGGCAGCTATCCCCGCCAGCCGGCCCCTGTCGCCACCCTGGCGGTGAGCAGCCTGCTGCTGTGCGACCAGCAGTTCAGTGCCGCGGAGGCCGAGCAGTTGGTGCGGGCGCTGTTCGCCCCGAGCAATCGCTGGCTGGCGTGGGGCAGCATCCAGGGCGAGCAGCTGTCGCCTGCCAACGCCCGGCGAGCCCTCACCGTGCCCCTGCACGAGGGGGCGCTGCGCGCCCTCGACGCTGGCCCGGCAGGCGCCGGGGCGCGCTAG